In Deinococcus puniceus, one genomic interval encodes:
- a CDS encoding elongation factor G: protein MPFRIVSLAAHSGAGKTTLSEALLHRCGAVSRAGKVEDGTTQSDHTEAEKRHGFSITTGVLRLSCGGTEFTLLDTPGYADFVREIRGAIRAADSTLVLVSGVSGVEVGTERVWATADRFAMPRVVAIGKMDRDRADFYAVLADIKSSLKGPVAAAYLPLGEGADFRGVVEVLTGRVISENPAEDASALRAPLREARETLLDAIVETDDDLMNRYLEGEELSHDELQAAFLKAVHAGTLYPVIPVSAATGVGLSALLDLMVAGMRSARERGPVTGTDGQTREPVPEAPASARVWRVSVDPYVGKLAYIRVWSGTIKPGDTLRNTTRGVDVKPAHLYVVNGKDLTEVPELRAGMIGVLTKLPDLHTGDTLADPAQPIEYDPLLLPDPAHTVALHATTRQDEDRLSAAMSRILDEDPTLHFTREPQTGEQLLSGMGEMHTVIAIEKLAALGVNVTTTTPQIPYRETIHAPAQAQGKHKKQSGGHGQYGDCRIRIEPGEGYAFKSAVVGGAIPGKYIPSIEKGVQDALQKGPLAGYPLQDIHITVTDGSYHDVDSSDIAFRTAGMLALRTAVQDARPALLEPVMLLKVRAPAQFTGDLIGDLQTRRARVQGMEPEGTVITVSAVVPQAELQNYSADLRSLTGDRGAYSVKLHGYQDVPEHLAKKVIEERRGAGAER, encoded by the coding sequence ATGCCCTTCCGTATTGTCAGTCTCGCCGCGCACAGTGGCGCGGGAAAAACCACGCTTTCTGAGGCCCTGCTGCACCGGTGCGGGGCCGTTTCACGTGCCGGAAAAGTAGAGGACGGCACCACGCAGTCCGATCATACGGAGGCCGAAAAACGCCACGGCTTTTCCATTACCACCGGCGTGCTGCGCCTGAGCTGCGGCGGCACCGAATTCACACTGCTGGACACGCCCGGTTACGCCGACTTCGTGCGCGAGATTCGTGGGGCGATTCGGGCCGCCGATTCCACGTTGGTACTGGTCAGCGGCGTCAGCGGCGTAGAAGTGGGCACCGAGCGCGTGTGGGCTACCGCTGACCGCTTTGCTATGCCGCGTGTGGTGGCGATTGGCAAGATGGACAGAGACCGCGCCGATTTTTATGCCGTGCTGGCCGACATCAAATCTAGTCTAAAGGGGCCCGTGGCCGCCGCCTATCTGCCGCTGGGAGAGGGTGCAGACTTCCGGGGCGTGGTGGAAGTGCTGACGGGCCGGGTGATTTCGGAGAATCCAGCAGAAGACGCCTCCGCCCTCCGCGCCCCGCTGAGGGAAGCCCGCGAAACTCTGCTGGACGCCATCGTAGAAACCGACGATGACCTGATGAACCGTTACCTAGAGGGCGAGGAACTGAGTCACGATGAGTTGCAGGCGGCGTTCTTGAAGGCTGTTCATGCGGGAACGCTGTATCCGGTGATTCCAGTCAGTGCCGCCACAGGCGTGGGCCTCAGCGCCCTACTCGACCTGATGGTGGCCGGAATGAGAAGCGCCCGCGAGCGCGGCCCAGTGACTGGAACGGACGGCCAGACCCGCGAACCCGTGCCCGAAGCGCCTGCCAGCGCCCGCGTGTGGCGTGTCAGCGTTGACCCGTATGTGGGCAAACTGGCCTACATCCGCGTCTGGAGCGGTACGATTAAACCCGGCGATACGCTGCGGAATACCACGCGGGGCGTAGACGTGAAACCCGCGCACCTGTACGTGGTGAACGGCAAAGACCTGACCGAAGTGCCGGAACTGCGGGCCGGAATGATCGGCGTGCTGACCAAACTCCCCGACTTGCACACGGGCGATACGCTGGCCGACCCCGCGCAACCCATCGAATACGATCCGCTGCTGCTGCCCGATCCGGCGCACACGGTGGCCCTGCACGCCACCACCCGCCAAGACGAAGACCGCCTGAGTGCGGCCATGTCGCGCATTCTGGACGAAGACCCGACCCTGCACTTTACCCGCGAACCGCAAACCGGAGAGCAACTGCTGTCGGGCATGGGCGAGATGCATACCGTGATCGCCATAGAAAAACTGGCCGCGTTGGGCGTCAACGTGACCACCACCACGCCGCAGATTCCGTACCGCGAAACAATTCACGCGCCCGCTCAGGCGCAGGGCAAGCACAAGAAACAGAGCGGCGGGCACGGGCAATACGGAGATTGCCGCATCCGAATAGAACCCGGCGAAGGCTACGCTTTTAAAAGTGCGGTGGTGGGCGGCGCAATTCCCGGCAAGTACATTCCCAGCATAGAAAAAGGCGTGCAGGACGCGCTGCAAAAGGGGCCGCTGGCAGGCTACCCGCTGCAAGATATTCACATCACCGTGACTGACGGCAGTTACCACGACGTAGACAGCAGCGACATCGCTTTCCGGACTGCCGGAATGTTGGCCCTCAGAACCGCTGTACAGGACGCCCGCCCCGCCTTGCTGGAACCTGTGATGCTGCTGAAAGTTCGTGCGCCCGCGCAGTTTACCGGCGACCTGATCGGCGACCTGCAAACCCGCCGCGCCCGTGTGCAGGGCATGGAACCGGAAGGCACGGTCATTACCGTCAGTGCCGTTGTCCCGCAAGCCGAACTGCAAAACTACAGCGCCGACCTCCGCAGCCTGACCGGAGACCGGGGGGCGTATTCGGTGAAATTACACGGCTATCAGGATGTGCCGGAACACTTGGCAAAAAAGGTGATCGAGGAAAGAAGGGGGGCGGGGGCGGAGCGATGA
- the mnmD gene encoding tRNA (5-methylaminomethyl-2-thiouridine)(34)-methyltransferase MnmD, which yields MPDVSAPLIETPDGSRTAFNARFGESYGSRHGAAGQARHVFVEGTGTHLHPAPRVLEIGFGVGVNFRATVMDTALRAVGLEYVAYEFDPAPIDVLRAVAEGNEGAEHPAWLALLEGWGSESTVHVQAEHVRLTVHFMDVLTAELPQAWASALYLDGFSPDRNPEVWTPEFTVRLAAALAPGGVLSTYSAAGRVRRALAGAGLSVEKRTGPKGKREHLRAVRGE from the coding sequence ATGCCTGACGTTTCTGCCCCCCTCATCGAAACCCCGGATGGCTCGCGCACCGCCTTCAACGCCCGGTTTGGCGAGTCGTATGGATCGCGGCACGGCGCGGCAGGACAGGCGCGGCATGTGTTCGTGGAAGGCACGGGCACGCACCTGCACCCCGCCCCCCGCGTGTTGGAAATCGGCTTCGGCGTGGGCGTCAATTTCCGGGCGACTGTGATGGATACCGCCCTCCGGGCAGTAGGGCTGGAGTATGTCGCTTATGAATTTGACCCGGCCCCGATAGATGTACTGCGGGCCGTAGCCGAGGGCAATGAGGGCGCGGAGCATCCGGCGTGGTTGGCCCTGTTAGAAGGCTGGGGAAGTGAGTCCACAGTCCATGTGCAGGCTGAGCACGTGCGCCTGACTGTGCATTTCATGGATGTCCTGACCGCCGAGTTGCCACAGGCTTGGGCTTCGGCGTTGTATCTGGACGGCTTCTCGCCTGACCGAAACCCGGAAGTGTGGACGCCGGAATTTACTGTGCGGTTGGCAGCAGCACTGGCTCCGGGCGGCGTCTTATCTACTTACAGCGCGGCGGGACGGGTGCGGCGGGCACTGGCAGGCGCGGGCCTCAGCGTGGAAAAACGGACGGGGCCGAAGGGGAAGCGGGAACATTTGCGGGCGGTTCGGGGGGAGTGA
- a CDS encoding GNAT family N-acetyltransferase, with protein sequence MTIDIRAARPADFEQLKPMLLDMGFVDDESGLARRFAASCQAETYGVLVAELEEDGQHKLVGYAFLHDYGSHLRSGDMHRTAKLDDLYTLPDFRRRGIARQLMKAAEAWAKTRPLRYIFWYANIGEAGTAYRQMGYKAADAGQEGFLFFEIDFGEENTRTPHPTRGS encoded by the coding sequence ATGACTATTGACATTCGTGCGGCTCGGCCTGCCGATTTTGAGCAGCTTAAGCCGATGCTCCTCGATATGGGCTTTGTTGATGACGAGTCTGGATTGGCACGCCGCTTTGCTGCTTCCTGTCAGGCTGAGACGTACGGCGTGCTGGTTGCAGAATTAGAAGAAGACGGTCAGCACAAGTTGGTCGGCTACGCTTTCCTGCACGATTACGGCAGCCATCTGCGCTCCGGGGACATGCACCGCACGGCCAAGCTGGATGATCTGTACACACTGCCGGACTTCCGGAGACGTGGCATCGCTCGGCAACTGATGAAGGCGGCAGAGGCATGGGCCAAAACTCGCCCCTTACGCTACATTTTTTGGTACGCCAACATAGGTGAGGCAGGCACGGCTTATCGGCAGATGGGCTACAAGGCCGCCGATGCAGGCCAAGAAGGATTCCTCTTCTTTGAAATTGATTTTGGAGAGGAGAATACCCGCACGCCGCATCCCACACGCGGGAGTTGA
- a CDS encoding endonuclease produces the protein MTNGPEGTQSGEVPRDVMEAAQARFIRRDAARAGQLERLNVGGPLAAETPERIEGRLTRLGVPLADARAMVEGREDPGGVMARLPDSVRLGLERVLGANDLVNVAYLDLARAASRAVGRVVVRAAGGRVLGYGTGWLCGPTTILTNNHVLEDAATARNSVVEFDYERRPDQTIRTPITLKLDPATLFLTSGALDYSLVAVQGDTAAFGWLPLFGSGDKNLIGEALSIIQHPSGEPKQVALRENRLLDRLPDFLHYETDTAPGSSGSPVFNDAWEVVALHHSGVPRTDDQGRPLRRDGQPAQPGDPDTVIDWIANEGVRVSRIMDDLRSRPDAAGNLLVQAVLAGNRPALVGPPETLLDGRAAPEAARVLDLGPITLDADGNATLPVSVRLRVGGSAPAPTPPTEARPYLYPDDEAEAAAYYAALATPSFLALSELVTRTHEKLLPYDPADELYPWVDLWPDGKLRSLYSGREHTADELIAADRAAQARRLELAAREGLSADSLEAALPYNCEHVVPQSWFAKRQPMRGDLHHLFACEPDCNSFRGNTPYFDFPDYGEALRTDCGRRDPGEFEPAQGKGASARATLYFLLRYPGVVRQYSARHLQTLLAWHMAQPPGDWERHRNAAIAERQGNRNPLIDRPEWAAEVDFGEGLGR, from the coding sequence GGCAACTGGAGCGGCTGAACGTAGGCGGCCCGCTGGCTGCCGAGACGCCGGAGCGCATTGAAGGTCGCCTGACCCGTTTGGGTGTACCCCTTGCCGATGCACGGGCAATGGTGGAAGGCCGCGAAGACCCCGGCGGCGTCATGGCCCGCCTGCCCGACAGTGTGCGGCTGGGGCTGGAGCGCGTGCTGGGGGCCAACGATCTGGTGAATGTGGCTTATCTGGACTTGGCGCGGGCGGCGTCGCGGGCGGTGGGGCGCGTAGTCGTTCGGGCGGCGGGCGGGCGAGTCTTGGGCTACGGTACAGGCTGGCTGTGTGGCCCAACCACCATCCTGACCAACAACCACGTGCTGGAGGACGCAGCCACCGCCAGAAACAGCGTGGTCGAATTCGACTATGAGCGGCGGCCCGATCAGACCATCCGGACGCCGATCACCCTGAAACTCGATCCGGCCACCCTGTTCCTGACCTCAGGGGCGCTGGATTACTCGTTGGTGGCGGTGCAGGGCGATACGGCGGCGTTTGGCTGGTTGCCCCTGTTCGGCAGCGGCGACAAGAACCTGATCGGAGAGGCGCTGAGCATTATTCAGCATCCGTCGGGCGAGCCGAAGCAGGTGGCCCTGCGCGAAAACCGCCTCCTAGACCGCCTGCCCGACTTTCTGCACTACGAAACTGACACCGCCCCCGGCTCTAGCGGCAGCCCCGTGTTCAATGACGCTTGGGAAGTGGTGGCCCTGCACCACAGCGGCGTGCCCCGCACCGACGATCAGGGCCGCCCCCTGCGCCGAGACGGCCAGCCCGCGCAACCCGGCGACCCCGATACGGTCATCGACTGGATCGCCAACGAGGGCGTGCGCGTCAGCCGGATTATGGACGACCTGCGCAGCCGCCCCGACGCTGCCGGAAACCTGCTGGTGCAGGCTGTACTGGCGGGCAACCGTCCAGCGTTGGTGGGGCCGCCCGAAACGCTCCTTGATGGGCGGGCAGCACCAGAGGCGGCGCGGGTCTTAGACCTCGGCCCGATTACGCTGGACGCCGACGGGAATGCGACTCTTCCGGTCAGCGTGCGCCTGCGCGTGGGTGGTTCGGCCCCCGCTCCAACGCCGCCCACCGAGGCCCGCCCCTACCTCTATCCCGACGATGAAGCCGAGGCTGCCGCCTACTACGCTGCTCTGGCTACACCGTCTTTTCTGGCCCTCTCGGAACTGGTCACGCGCACGCATGAAAAGCTCTTACCCTACGACCCTGCCGACGAACTGTATCCGTGGGTCGATCTCTGGCCCGATGGCAAGTTGCGAAGTCTGTATTCGGGGCGCGAACACACCGCCGACGAACTGATCGCCGCTGACCGTGCGGCGCAGGCCAGACGGCTGGAGTTGGCCGCCCGCGAGGGGTTGTCTGCCGACTCGCTGGAAGCCGCGTTGCCCTACAACTGCGAACATGTGGTGCCGCAGTCGTGGTTTGCCAAGCGCCAGCCCATGCGCGGCGACCTGCATCACCTGTTTGCCTGCGAACCGGATTGCAACTCGTTCCGGGGCAACACGCCCTACTTCGATTTCCCCGATTACGGCGAGGCCCTGCGAACCGATTGCGGGCGGCGCGATCCCGGCGAGTTTGAACCCGCGCAGGGCAAAGGGGCTTCGGCGCGGGCCACCCTCTACTTCCTGTTGCGGTATCCGGGTGTGGTGCGGCAGTATTCGGCGCGGCACTTGCAAACGCTGCTGGCGTGGCACATGGCCCAGCCTCCCGGTGACTGGGAACGCCACCGCAACGCCGCCATTGCCGAGCGGCAGGGCAACCGCAACCCGCTGATAGACCGTCCGGAGTGGGCCGCAGAGGTGGACTTTGGGGAAGGGCTGGGGCGGTAG
- a CDS encoding ComF family protein, giving the protein MTAFLNVIRALLPRRCPGCDAQLGAEAGLCAACRAALMPRTEWHSPMRPQPEPHLVTLGRYVGTTRRAVRALKYGGAQDLSGVLGTVLARGIPAEWGVASVVPVPLHSGRQRERGFNQSLLLAEVVGRELGIPAVPAVRRIRATTQQAKLHATERSANLAGAFQADVAKLPRGPVLLLDDVMTSGSTLLACRDALTTAGVREFYYAVVAR; this is encoded by the coding sequence TTGACTGCCTTCCTGAACGTCATTCGGGCCTTGTTGCCACGCCGTTGCCCCGGTTGCGACGCCCAACTGGGGGCAGAGGCCGGGCTGTGCGCGGCGTGCCGGGCGGCCCTGATGCCCCGCACAGAGTGGCACAGCCCCATGCGCCCGCAGCCGGAACCGCATCTGGTCACGCTGGGGCGCTACGTGGGCACCACCCGCCGCGCCGTGCGTGCCCTGAAATACGGCGGCGCACAAGACTTGTCGGGCGTGCTGGGAACCGTGCTGGCGCGGGGCATTCCGGCAGAGTGGGGCGTGGCGTCGGTGGTACCCGTGCCGCTCCACTCTGGCCGCCAGCGCGAACGCGGGTTCAATCAATCTCTGTTGCTGGCCGAAGTGGTCGGGCGGGAATTGGGCATTCCGGCTGTGCCTGCCGTGCGCCGAATCCGGGCCACCACGCAGCAGGCCAAGCTGCACGCCACCGAACGCAGCGCCAACCTCGCCGGGGCATTTCAGGCCGATGTCGCCAAGTTGCCACGTGGCCCCGTGCTGCTGCTGGATGACGTGATGACTTCCGGCTCCACGTTGCTGGCCTGCCGTGACGCCCTGACGACTGCCGGAGTGCGCGAGTTTTATTACGCCGTGGTGGCCCGCTGA